A region of Aphanothece sacrum FPU1 DNA encodes the following proteins:
- a CDS encoding CsbD family protein, producing the protein MSLKDRAKATAKNIEGKVQEAAGNLTGDPKAQSEGKEKQAEARVRHTVEDVKDDVKKIID; encoded by the coding sequence ATGAGTTTAAAAGATAGAGCCAAAGCAACTGCCAAAAATATTGAAGGCAAAGTTCAAGAAGCAGCAGGCAATCTAACAGGCGATCCCAAAGCTCAGTCAGAAGGCAAGGAAAAACAGGCAGAGGCAAGGGTTCGTCACACTGTAGAAGATGTCAAAGATGATGTCAAAAAGATTATTGACTAG
- a CDS encoding sterol desaturase family protein, translating to MAFFGIILVRYFLVAGGTYWFFYWPLGQSFAKHNLRIHSPSWLSIQRDIKLSILSAGVFALVAAFMLSVYGWGITRLYSYPEEYGLWYLGVSYGAVLVLQDTYFYFTHRLFHHPSLFPWLHQGHHLSRCPTPWTSFAFDPPEAIVQSLFLVGIVFVVPLHFITLIAVLTTMTIWAVLNHLGIDRLPLSFPHHWLGKWFIGPAHHSIHHLKYTLHYGLYFTFWDKLLGTQDPDYEKKLGI from the coding sequence ATGGCGTTTTTTGGGATTATTCTGGTAAGGTATTTTCTGGTAGCGGGGGGGACTTATTGGTTCTTCTATTGGCCATTAGGTCAATCTTTTGCTAAGCACAATTTACGAATTCATTCTCCTTCTTGGCTATCAATTCAACGGGATATTAAACTCTCTATTCTTTCTGCGGGGGTGTTTGCGCTGGTGGCAGCCTTCATGTTGTCAGTGTACGGTTGGGGTATTACACGCTTATACAGCTATCCTGAAGAGTATGGGCTGTGGTATTTAGGGGTAAGTTATGGGGCAGTTTTAGTTCTTCAGGATACCTATTTCTATTTTACCCATCGCTTATTTCATCATCCGTCACTATTTCCCTGGTTACATCAGGGACATCACCTCTCACGTTGCCCTACTCCGTGGACTTCTTTTGCTTTTGACCCACCAGAAGCGATCGTTCAGTCGCTTTTTCTGGTCGGTATCGTCTTTGTCGTCCCACTTCATTTTATTACGTTAATTGCGGTACTTACTACCATGACGATTTGGGCCGTGTTAAATCATCTTGGGATTGATCGGTTGCCCCTATCATTTCCTCACCATTGGCTGGGTAAGTGGTTTATTGGGCCGGCCCATCATTCCATTCATCATCTCAAGTACACCCTACATTACGGTCTATATTTCACCTTCTGGGACAAACTACTCGGCACTCAAGATCCCGATTATGAGAAGAAACTTGGTATTTAG
- a CDS encoding heavy metal translocating P-type ATPase, translating into MKTHIVTKYPKVEQDLQQTLRLEGMGCAACATSIETAIKKVSGVTDCQVNFALERATVKYYPNTTILETIQEAVIKAGYQAYLLEDIEDNNNLDTEKKTREAKQKELTHKVILGTVISLILVSGSLSMMTGLSIAFVPHWLHNSWIQLILSLPVIIWCGQSFYTGGIKALKRRTSDMNTLVALGTGAAFLYSIFATLFPNFFTSQGLNPDVYYEAAVVIITLILLGRLLENRAKGKTSESIRNLMGLKAKTARIIKKGEPIDIPIETVQINDIILVRPGEKIPVDGEIIQGSSTIDESMITGESIPVKKQLGDEVIGGTINKTGSFQFQAKRVGKQTVLAQIIKLVEEAQNSKAPIQKLADKAISWFVPVVLIIAIITFIIWFTLTSNITLAMITTVSVLIIACPCALGLATPTSIMVGTGKGAENGILIKGADSLELAHKIRAVILDKTGTLTQGKPTVTNYVTRQAIRNHNELNLLKLAAAVEENSEHPLAEAIVTYAQSQGILNTVKTIQEFAALEGRGVQGKVENKLIQIGTKRWLESLNIDTQPLQSQGQEWESQAKTTAWMAVDGQIEGLFAITDALKPSSKEAIKALKKLGLEVIMLTGDNQKTAEVIADQVGINQVFAEVRPDQKAEIVKQIQQQSKIVAMVGDGINDAPALAQADVGIAIGTGTDVAISASDITLISGDLQGIVTAIQLSRATMNNIKQNLFFAFVYNILGIPIAAGILYPVLGILLNPMIAGAAMAFSSVSVLSNALRLRQFKPMNKNNVF; encoded by the coding sequence ATGAAGACTCATATTGTTACAAAATACCCCAAAGTAGAACAAGATTTACAACAAACCCTCCGCTTGGAAGGAATGGGATGTGCTGCTTGTGCAACAAGTATTGAAACAGCGATTAAAAAAGTATCGGGAGTCACAGACTGTCAGGTTAATTTTGCCTTAGAAAGAGCAACAGTAAAGTACTATCCCAATACTACTATTTTAGAAACAATTCAAGAAGCTGTCATCAAGGCAGGTTATCAAGCTTATCTTTTAGAAGATATTGAAGATAACAATAACCTAGATACGGAGAAAAAAACTAGAGAAGCTAAACAAAAGGAACTAACTCACAAAGTTATTTTAGGCACTGTTATTAGTTTAATTTTGGTAAGCGGTTCTCTATCAATGATGACCGGATTGTCTATTGCTTTTGTTCCTCACTGGTTACATAATTCTTGGATACAATTAATACTGAGTTTACCTGTAATTATTTGGTGTGGACAATCTTTTTATACAGGTGGGATAAAAGCTTTAAAACGTCGCACTTCTGATATGAATACTCTAGTTGCATTGGGTACTGGTGCAGCCTTTTTATATTCTATTTTTGCAACTTTATTTCCTAATTTTTTTACTTCTCAAGGATTAAATCCTGATGTTTATTATGAGGCGGCTGTTGTTATTATTACCCTAATTTTATTAGGAAGATTATTAGAAAACAGAGCCAAAGGCAAAACTTCAGAATCAATCCGTAATTTAATGGGATTAAAAGCAAAAACCGCCCGAATTATCAAAAAAGGAGAACCCATCGATATTCCCATTGAAACAGTGCAAATCAATGACATTATTTTAGTGCGTCCAGGTGAGAAAATTCCCGTCGATGGAGAAATAATTCAGGGGTCATCTACTATTGATGAATCGATGATAACAGGAGAATCCATTCCGGTAAAAAAACAACTAGGAGACGAAGTAATTGGAGGAACAATTAATAAAACAGGTAGCTTTCAATTTCAAGCCAAACGGGTAGGCAAACAAACTGTTTTAGCTCAAATTATTAAATTAGTTGAAGAAGCCCAAAATAGTAAAGCCCCTATTCAAAAATTAGCAGATAAGGCGATAAGTTGGTTCGTTCCAGTGGTGCTAATTATTGCTATTATTACCTTTATTATTTGGTTTACTTTAACCAGTAATATAACCCTGGCAATGATCACAACTGTAAGTGTTTTAATTATTGCTTGTCCCTGCGCCTTGGGTTTAGCTACCCCAACTTCTATTATGGTCGGTACAGGAAAAGGTGCCGAAAATGGTATACTAATTAAAGGGGCCGATAGTTTAGAATTAGCTCATAAAATTCGAGCCGTTATTCTAGATAAAACTGGAACCCTTACTCAAGGAAAACCCACTGTTACTAACTATGTTACCCGTCAAGCTATAAGGAATCATAATGAATTAAATCTCTTAAAATTAGCCGCCGCAGTTGAAGAAAATTCTGAACATCCTTTAGCAGAAGCTATTGTCACTTATGCTCAATCTCAAGGCATATTAAATACAGTCAAAACTATACAGGAATTTGCCGCATTAGAAGGTAGAGGAGTGCAAGGAAAAGTTGAGAATAAATTAATACAAATTGGTACTAAACGTTGGCTAGAAAGTTTAAATATTGACACTCAACCTTTACAGTCTCAAGGACAAGAATGGGAAAGTCAGGCTAAAACCACTGCTTGGATGGCAGTTGATGGTCAAATTGAGGGATTATTTGCGATCACAGATGCTCTTAAACCTTCCTCAAAAGAAGCAATTAAAGCCTTAAAAAAACTTGGCTTAGAAGTTATAATGTTAACCGGAGATAATCAAAAAACTGCGGAGGTAATCGCCGATCAAGTAGGAATAAATCAAGTATTTGCAGAAGTTCGTCCCGATCAAAAAGCAGAAATTGTCAAACAAATTCAACAACAATCTAAAATTGTAGCTATGGTAGGAGACGGAATTAATGATGCTCCTGCTTTAGCCCAAGCTGATGTAGGAATTGCTATTGGAACAGGTACTGATGTCGCCATATCTGCTAGTGATATTACCTTAATTTCAGGAGATTTACAAGGCATTGTCACCGCGATTCAATTAAGTCGGGCTACCATGAATAATATTAAGCAAAATTTATTCTTTGCTTTCGTTTATAATATCTTAGGCATTCCCATTGCGGCCGGTATTTTATATCCTGTATTGGGAATTTTACTTAATCCTATGATAGCCGGAGCAGCAATGGCCTTTAGTTCGGTTTCTGTCCTATCCAATGCGTTACGCTTACGTCAGTTTAAACCCATGAACAAAAATAATGTATTCTAG
- a CDS encoding oleate hydratase: MNQKSNAYLLGGGIGSLAAAAFMIRDGGLRGENIFVLEAKPILGGSLDGIGNPVDGYSMRGGRMLTTDNYECTWELFKSIPSLNSPGKTVFDETMDFNEQHQSNCLARLVDSRRAKVAVSSMGFSRQNRLELLKLSLANEDELGASCITDWLSPEFFETEFWYMWSTTFAFQPWHSAVEFKRYLHRFMLEFSRIETLAGVKRTIYNQYDSLVLPLQSWLAAQDVHFILDCQVTDLDHNKEKGKLVVTGIQYQQNGQSKTLSVKDGDFVFLQNGSMTDASSLGSMTNAPKKLTKQHCKSWSLWEKLAAENPDFGNPSAFNSSIAESCWESFTVTLKTPSFFDKIIKFSGNQPGTGGLVTFKDSNWLMSIVLAHQPHFINQPADIQVFWGYALFPDKVGNFVAKPMSDCNGEEILRELCGHLRFDFDVVESANCIPCRMPYITSMFMPRLPMDRPLPIPHSSKNLAFISQFVEIPDDVVFTVEYSVRAAQIAVYQFLSIDYQIPPISAHDKSLRVEFEALIKAFK; the protein is encoded by the coding sequence ATGAATCAGAAATCTAATGCCTATTTGTTGGGTGGTGGTATCGGCTCTTTAGCCGCCGCAGCCTTCATGATTCGAGACGGTGGCCTCAGGGGCGAAAATATTTTTGTCCTAGAAGCAAAGCCTATACTGGGGGGAAGTTTAGACGGAATAGGAAACCCTGTAGACGGTTATTCCATGCGGGGGGGACGGATGTTGACGACCGACAATTACGAATGTACTTGGGAGCTTTTCAAGTCCATCCCCTCTCTAAATTCACCGGGTAAAACGGTATTTGACGAAACAATGGATTTTAATGAGCAGCACCAGTCAAATTGTCTGGCGCGTCTGGTTGATAGTCGCAGGGCAAAAGTAGCTGTGAGTTCAATGGGCTTTTCTCGGCAAAATCGTCTAGAATTGCTCAAACTAAGCCTTGCTAATGAGGATGAATTGGGGGCTAGTTGTATCACAGATTGGCTTTCCCCTGAATTTTTCGAGACAGAATTCTGGTATATGTGGTCTACTACCTTTGCTTTCCAGCCCTGGCATAGTGCCGTTGAATTCAAGCGTTATTTGCATCGTTTTATGCTCGAATTCTCTCGCATTGAAACCCTCGCGGGAGTTAAGCGAACCATCTATAATCAGTATGATTCTTTAGTTCTACCGCTCCAGAGTTGGCTGGCAGCCCAAGATGTCCATTTTATCCTAGATTGTCAGGTGACGGATCTTGATCACAACAAGGAAAAAGGTAAGTTAGTTGTGACAGGTATTCAATATCAGCAGAATGGTCAAAGTAAAACCCTCTCGGTTAAAGATGGGGATTTTGTTTTTTTGCAAAACGGTTCTATGACCGATGCTTCAAGTTTGGGGTCAATGACGAATGCACCCAAAAAGCTGACCAAACAGCATTGCAAAAGTTGGAGTTTGTGGGAAAAACTGGCAGCCGAAAACCCAGATTTCGGGAATCCTTCGGCGTTTAACAGCAGTATTGCTGAGTCTTGCTGGGAATCTTTCACTGTCACCCTTAAAACCCCCTCATTCTTCGACAAAATCATCAAATTTAGTGGCAATCAACCCGGAACTGGCGGACTCGTCACCTTTAAAGACTCAAATTGGCTAATGTCCATCGTGTTAGCACATCAACCACATTTTATCAATCAGCCGGCCGATATTCAGGTCTTTTGGGGATATGCCCTTTTTCCCGATAAAGTGGGTAATTTTGTCGCTAAACCGATGAGCGACTGCAACGGTGAAGAAATTCTTCGAGAACTCTGTGGTCATTTGCGATTTGATTTTGATGTGGTGGAATCGGCTAATTGTATTCCTTGCAGAATGCCCTACATTACCAGTATGTTTATGCCTCGTTTACCAATGGATCGACCCTTGCCGATTCCTCATAGCTCGAAAAACCTCGCTTTTATCAGCCAGTTTGTCGAAATTCCTGATGATGTCGTCTTTACGGTCGAGTATTCGGTGCGGGCTGCTCAGATAGCAGTCTATCAATTTTTAAGTATAGATTACCAGATTCCGCCCATCTCGGCTCATGACAAATCACTGCGAGTGGAGTTTGAGGCTTTGATCAAAGCGTTTAAATAA
- a CDS encoding YqaE/Pmp3 family membrane protein — protein MKLLHIALGILIPPVGVFLAFGVGSTLFINIALTLLGWIPGSIHAVWAIVK, from the coding sequence ATGAAATTACTGCATATAGCCCTTGGCATTCTGATTCCGCCTGTCGGTGTTTTCCTGGCCTTTGGGGTTGGTTCAACATTGTTTATCAATATTGCGCTGACCTTACTCGGTTGGATTCCAGGCAGCATCCATGCAGTTTGGGCGATCGTTAAATGA
- a CDS encoding alpha-amylase family glycosyl hydrolase, which translates to MINPIEFELFAPYNKAVSLIGSFSNWEEIPMEKDDQGNFKTKVELTDGIYQYKFRVQSKSWFLEPDQWVDIVDPYATDVDRSTQNGVLRIKNGQPIVDTYVWQHDDKPLPPDHALVIYEMHIADFSGGEPDQNRRGKFKHALEKLDYLCDLGINAIELMPLQEFPGEYSWGYNPCHFFAAETSYGSTADLKHLIDECHARGIRVLIDSIYNHSESASPLTQIDHDYWYCHQPKDPEYSWGPEFNYEHYDEKLGTYPARKFIGDNVRFWIEEYHTDGIRYDAARQIGNYDFMHWIVEETKLVAGSKPFYNIAEYVPEDSSITGFDGPMDGCWHESFYHCIVAHLCGDRFDIEELKNVLDCKRQGFMGVTNVVNYLTNHDHNHLMTEFANRGIFDDSAFKRAKLGAALMMTAIGVPMIWMGEEFGEYKSKTIEQAKIDWSLLDNDSNHSLFEYYKGLVDLRKNNHAFYHENIDFFHEDPETQVLAYCRWNEEGSRIVVIANFSDNFLAGYRVTNFPANGTWHEWTHNYEVETDDNNIMTDLSEYEAKVFLWQ; encoded by the coding sequence ATGATAAACCCAATTGAATTTGAATTGTTTGCTCCCTATAATAAGGCAGTCTCATTGATTGGTTCATTTTCTAACTGGGAAGAAATCCCCATGGAAAAAGATGATCAAGGCAACTTCAAAACTAAAGTTGAACTAACAGACGGTATTTATCAATATAAATTTCGAGTTCAGTCAAAAAGCTGGTTTTTGGAACCCGATCAATGGGTAGATATTGTTGATCCTTATGCCACTGATGTTGATCGTTCAACTCAAAATGGTGTTCTGCGGATTAAAAATGGCCAACCCATTGTTGATACTTACGTTTGGCAACACGATGACAAACCCTTGCCTCCGGATCATGCTTTAGTGATTTATGAGATGCACATTGCCGACTTTTCGGGGGGTGAACCCGATCAGAATCGGCGAGGAAAATTTAAACACGCTCTCGAAAAACTCGATTATCTCTGTGATTTGGGAATTAATGCCATCGAACTCATGCCTTTACAAGAGTTTCCTGGTGAGTATAGTTGGGGTTACAATCCTTGCCATTTCTTTGCCGCAGAAACCAGTTATGGTTCCACCGCAGATCTTAAACACCTGATTGATGAATGTCATGCTAGAGGGATTCGCGTGTTAATCGACAGCATTTATAATCACTCAGAATCTGCTAGTCCCCTGACTCAGATTGATCACGATTACTGGTATTGTCATCAGCCTAAAGATCCCGAATATAGTTGGGGACCAGAATTCAATTACGAACATTACGACGAAAAATTAGGTACTTATCCGGCTCGTAAATTTATCGGTGATAATGTGCGTTTTTGGATTGAGGAGTATCACACTGACGGTATTCGTTACGATGCTGCTCGACAAATTGGTAATTATGATTTCATGCACTGGATTGTTGAAGAAACAAAACTTGTGGCCGGTTCTAAGCCATTCTACAATATTGCCGAATATGTTCCTGAAGATAGCAGCATTACTGGTTTTGATGGTCCTATGGATGGTTGCTGGCATGAAAGTTTTTATCATTGCATTGTCGCCCATTTGTGTGGCGATCGCTTTGACATTGAGGAACTTAAAAATGTACTAGACTGCAAACGTCAGGGGTTTATGGGTGTTACCAATGTAGTCAACTATCTGACGAATCATGACCATAATCATTTAATGACGGAATTTGCCAATCGAGGGATATTTGATGATTCGGCTTTTAAACGAGCTAAACTCGGAGCCGCACTCATGATGACGGCTATTGGTGTACCCATGATCTGGATGGGTGAAGAATTTGGGGAATATAAGTCTAAAACCATTGAACAAGCTAAAATTGACTGGAGTTTATTAGATAATGATTCCAATCACAGCCTGTTTGAATACTATAAGGGTTTGGTTGATTTACGGAAGAATAATCATGCCTTTTACCATGAAAACATCGACTTTTTTCACGAAGATCCAGAGACGCAAGTGCTGGCCTATTGCCGTTGGAATGAAGAAGGTTCGCGCATAGTGGTTATTGCCAATTTCTCAGATAATTTCTTGGCCGGTTATCGAGTGACGAATTTTCCTGCTAATGGTACTTGGCATGAATGGACACATAATTATGAGGTGGAGACTGATGATAACAATATCATGACTGATTTGTCAGAATATGAGGCCAAGGTTTTCCTCTGGCAGTAA
- a CDS encoding lmo0937 family membrane protein, whose amino-acid sequence MFDLVWTAVVILFVFWLLGFSIHIGGSLIHILLVLVLIGIVYNLLLKRRI is encoded by the coding sequence ATGTTTGATCTCGTTTGGACTGCAGTTGTTATACTTTTCGTCTTCTGGTTATTAGGATTCTCCATTCACATTGGTGGTAGTTTAATCCACATTCTTTTGGTTTTGGTGCTGATTGGTATTGTCTATAACCTACTTCTCAAACGACGCATTTAA
- a CDS encoding CsbD family protein, with translation MSLKDRVKATAKNIEGKLQEAAGDLTGDPKTQSEGKQKQVEARVRHTIEDVKDEAKKIVD, from the coding sequence ATGAGTCTAAAAGATAGAGTTAAGGCAACCGCCAAAAATATTGAAGGCAAACTTCAAGAAGCAGCAGGGGATCTCACTGGCGATCCCAAAACTCAGTCAGAGGGTAAGCAAAAACAGGTAGAGGCAAGGGTTCGTCACACTATCGAAGATGTAAAAGATGAAGCAAAAAAAATAGTTGATTAG
- a CDS encoding DUF4336 domain-containing protein yields the protein MGNNTQEQHHHSRDLSWPFWPVVPLYPYGQRRTLRQEIIEDSIWTFEQIQGILYVVVPIRMTVIKLESGGLLVYAPVAPTPECVRLMNELIAQHGDVKYIILPTVSGIEHKVFVGPFARCFPQAQVFVAPHQWSFPLNLPLSWLGFPFGRTRNLPLNSHLAPFADEFDYEILGPINLGLGPFEEVALFHKRSRTLLVTDSIIKVSETPPNSVQIDPYPLLFHARDHALEVMEDTPANRRKGWQRIVLFALYFRPGALEVPQWDTVLQEAKKAPDRSQKAYFGLYPFQWKEQWTNSFNRLGQNNGLLVAPILQGVIFNRGPLQVLTWADKVAKWGFKRIIPCHFEAPINAEADQFRQGFDFLRGDNSQLNTADFQLIRELGEKLTKTGITPPAK from the coding sequence ATGGGGAATAACACACAAGAACAACACCATCATTCGAGAGATTTATCTTGGCCTTTTTGGCCCGTTGTTCCCCTCTATCCCTATGGTCAACGACGTACCCTCCGTCAAGAGATCATCGAAGATAGTATCTGGACGTTTGAACAAATACAAGGCATTCTCTATGTAGTGGTTCCCATTCGCATGACAGTGATTAAGCTAGAGTCAGGGGGACTGCTAGTTTATGCACCTGTTGCACCTACTCCCGAATGTGTCCGTCTGATGAATGAGTTAATAGCTCAACATGGGGACGTTAAATATATTATTTTACCTACGGTTTCAGGGATAGAACACAAAGTTTTTGTCGGCCCTTTTGCGCGGTGTTTCCCCCAAGCACAAGTATTTGTGGCCCCTCATCAGTGGAGTTTCCCTCTTAATCTTCCTTTAAGTTGGTTGGGGTTTCCTTTCGGTCGTACTCGGAATTTACCCTTAAATAGTCATCTGGCCCCTTTTGCGGATGAATTTGATTACGAAATCTTAGGGCCGATTAATTTAGGACTTGGCCCTTTTGAAGAAGTGGCCTTGTTTCACAAGCGATCGCGGACTTTATTAGTCACTGACTCTATTATTAAAGTATCCGAAACTCCTCCTAATAGTGTTCAAATAGACCCCTATCCCTTACTTTTTCATGCTAGAGATCATGCTTTAGAGGTGATGGAAGATACCCCGGCAAATCGTCGTAAGGGATGGCAAAGAATCGTCTTATTTGCCCTTTATTTTCGTCCTGGAGCCTTAGAAGTGCCTCAATGGGATACTGTCTTACAAGAGGCGAAAAAAGCTCCTGACCGTTCCCAAAAAGCTTATTTTGGGCTGTATCCTTTCCAATGGAAGGAACAATGGACTAATTCGTTTAATCGACTAGGACAAAATAACGGTTTATTGGTTGCTCCTATTTTACAAGGGGTAATTTTTAATCGCGGGCCTCTACAAGTGTTAACTTGGGCTGATAAAGTGGCTAAATGGGGGTTTAAACGGATTATTCCTTGTCATTTTGAGGCCCCTATAAACGCTGAGGCTGATCAATTTCGACAGGGGTTTGATTTCCTCCGAGGGGATAATTCTCAACTCAATACAGCCGATTTTCAACTAATTCGAGAATTAGGGGAAAAATTGACTAAAACGGGTATTACTCCCCCCGCAAAGTGA
- the dapB gene encoding 4-hydroxy-tetrahydrodipicolinate reductase — translation MTTESPIPVVVNGAAGKMGREVIKAVSGLSDMMLVGAVDRNPQYRGQDVGEVAGCGPLEIPIVDDLQSILVLATQEKVQGVMVDFTHPDGVYENVRSAIAYGVRPVVGTTGLTTEKLQDLAEFAEKASTGCLVIPNFSIGMVLLQQAAVQASQYFDHVEIIELHHNQKADAPSGTAIKTAQMLSGLGKTYNPASVVEKETIPGAKGGLVGDNIRIHSVRLPGLIAHQEVIFGAQGEIYTLRHDTSDRSCYMAGVLLCIRKVTQLQSLVYGLEKIL, via the coding sequence ATGACCACTGAATCTCCAATTCCTGTAGTAGTCAATGGTGCGGCTGGTAAAATGGGACGGGAAGTCATTAAAGCCGTCTCTGGGTTGTCTGATATGATGTTAGTGGGGGCCGTTGATCGTAACCCTCAATATCGGGGCCAGGATGTAGGAGAAGTTGCCGGATGTGGCCCCTTAGAAATCCCCATTGTCGATGATCTCCAAAGTATTTTAGTATTAGCTACCCAAGAAAAGGTACAAGGGGTAATGGTAGACTTTACCCATCCTGACGGGGTTTATGAAAATGTGCGAAGTGCGATCGCCTATGGAGTACGTCCAGTCGTCGGGACAACCGGGTTAACCACCGAAAAACTACAAGATTTAGCCGAATTTGCGGAAAAAGCTAGTACAGGATGTTTAGTCATTCCTAATTTTTCTATTGGTATGGTGTTATTACAACAAGCTGCCGTACAAGCGTCTCAATATTTTGATCATGTAGAAATCATTGAACTTCATCATAACCAAAAAGCAGATGCTCCGAGCGGAACAGCCATTAAAACAGCGCAAATGTTATCAGGGTTAGGCAAAACTTATAATCCTGCTTCTGTGGTGGAAAAAGAAACTATTCCAGGGGCAAAAGGGGGTTTAGTTGGGGATAATATTCGTATTCATAGTGTACGTTTACCCGGATTAATTGCCCATCAAGAGGTTATTTTTGGGGCCCAAGGGGAAATTTATACCCTTCGTCATGATACCAGCGATCGCTCTTGTTATATGGCGGGTGTGCTTTTGTGTATTCGCAAAGTAACTCAATTACAATCTTTAGTGTATGGATTAGAAAAAATTCTCTAA
- a CDS encoding CsbD family protein, whose protein sequence is MISFTQIRLFFVTIILTIMLAITIAFDFGTTNSWAGTSSISSISPSDTQLIAIWGFGKAKATAKNIEGKTQEAVGNITGDPKNQMMGKAKQIESQARNTAEDVKDKMQLQGRAKAVTKNIEGKVQETKGNITGNRADQFAGKAKQTESQVRNAVEDVKEGVQGIFN, encoded by the coding sequence ATGATTTCTTTTACACAGATCCGTCTATTTTTTGTCACCATAATTTTAACTATAATGTTGGCAATTACTATAGCTTTTGATTTTGGAACTACGAATAGTTGGGCAGGAACTTCTTCCATCTCATCTATCAGTCCATCTGATACTCAACTAATAGCTATATGGGGATTCGGAAAAGCAAAAGCAACAGCCAAAAATATTGAAGGTAAAACTCAAGAAGCAGTAGGCAATATCACTGGTGATCCCAAAAATCAGATGATGGGAAAAGCCAAACAAATTGAAAGTCAGGCTCGTAATACAGCAGAAGATGTGAAAGACAAAATGCAGTTACAAGGGAGAGCAAAAGCTGTTACCAAAAACATTGAAGGCAAAGTTCAAGAAACGAAAGGTAATATTACAGGGAATCGTGCAGATCAATTTGCTGGAAAAGCTAAACAAACCGAAAGTCAAGTTCGTAATGCAGTAGAAGATGTGAAAGAGGGTGTTCAAGGCATCTTTAATTAA
- a CDS encoding BON domain-containing protein: MTKFNNNLFNYQLIVEVKNGEVTISGTAATPEELQQIQLAKVT, from the coding sequence TTGACGAAGTTTAACAATAACCTATTCAACTATCAATTGATAGTTGAGGTAAAAAATGGTGAAGTGACTATATCGGGTACTGCTGCCACACCAGAGGAACTGCAACAGATTCAACTTGCTAAAGTAACTTAA